From Patescibacteria group bacterium, a single genomic window includes:
- a CDS encoding DUF87 domain-containing protein: MPPAYILTPPQPASEKLLILGETTWRGKHLRFGLLPDDRLRHLWLLGKTGSGKSTLLANLVAQDLAAGTGLALLDPHGDLVDSVLPLVPRSRTNQVLLFAPEDREFPLSFNIFRRGRQPHPDTALLASQLVSVFRKYWADSWGPRLEHILRNAILAVAPDPRATLLFLYRFLTDEGLREKVTSSICDPVVSQFWTKEYPGYTKALQSEAVAPALNKLGAFVAHPVVRNIVSQERSRLDLVELMSDRGILLANLATGRIGEDASHLLGGLLLSAVQLAAMEKPRGGPPFMVYVDEFQHFVTDSLATMLSESRKFGLGLTLAHQYLAQLTPAIRDAVLGNIGTSIIFRLGGHDALMLEPEFAPAFTARDLQALERYHVAVKMLARGESLKPFSACTLPAIVRPADADDTNIRIREQSRARFCSPREQVEAAISASCGIAGAAV; the protein is encoded by the coding sequence ATGCCACCAGCCTACATCCTCACGCCCCCGCAGCCGGCCTCGGAGAAGCTACTCATCCTCGGGGAGACGACCTGGAGGGGCAAGCATCTCCGGTTTGGGCTCCTTCCCGATGATCGGCTCCGCCACCTCTGGCTCCTCGGCAAGACCGGCTCGGGCAAGTCCACGCTCCTCGCCAATCTCGTGGCCCAGGATCTGGCGGCCGGCACCGGCCTCGCTCTCCTCGACCCGCACGGCGATCTGGTCGACAGCGTGCTCCCTCTTGTCCCTCGGAGCAGGACCAACCAGGTCCTGTTGTTCGCTCCGGAGGACAGGGAGTTTCCGCTGTCGTTCAACATCTTCCGTCGGGGAAGACAGCCTCACCCGGACACTGCTCTCCTGGCATCCCAGCTCGTCTCGGTCTTTCGCAAGTACTGGGCCGACTCCTGGGGCCCGCGGCTCGAGCACATTCTGCGCAACGCGATCCTCGCGGTCGCGCCTGATCCGAGGGCCACGCTTCTGTTCCTCTACCGGTTCCTGACCGATGAGGGGCTGCGGGAGAAGGTCACCTCGTCGATCTGTGATCCGGTTGTCTCTCAGTTCTGGACCAAGGAGTACCCGGGCTACACCAAGGCCCTGCAGAGCGAAGCCGTGGCGCCGGCCCTCAACAAGCTCGGCGCCTTCGTAGCCCACCCGGTGGTGCGCAACATTGTCAGCCAGGAGCGTTCGCGTCTGGACCTCGTCGAACTCATGAGCGATCGGGGCATCCTGCTCGCCAACCTGGCCACCGGACGGATAGGGGAAGATGCCAGTCACTTGCTCGGCGGACTGCTTCTGTCAGCCGTTCAGCTCGCGGCGATGGAGAAGCCACGAGGAGGACCGCCGTTCATGGTCTATGTCGACGAGTTCCAGCACTTCGTCACCGACTCGTTGGCCACCATGCTGTCCGAGTCCAGAAAATTCGGCTTGGGCCTGACGCTGGCACACCAGTATCTGGCCCAACTGACTCCTGCCATCCGCGACGCGGTTCTCGGGAACATCGGCACCTCGATCATTTTTCGCCTCGGCGGGCACGATGCACTGATGCTTGAGCCAGAGTTCGCGCCGGCCTTCACGGCTCGCGACCTGCAGGCCCTCGAGCGCTACCATGTGGCCGTGAAGATGCTCGCGCGCGGCGAGAGTCTGAAGCCGTTCTCTGCCTGCACCTTGCCGGCGATCGTTCGACCGGCAGATGCCGACGACACGAACATCAGGATCAGGGAGCAGTCGCGTGCGCGGTTTTGCTCGCCGCGGGAGCAGGTCGAGGCGGCAATCTCTGCCAGCTGCGGCATCGCGGGCGCTGCCGTATAG
- a CDS encoding sigma 54-interacting transcriptional regulator, with translation MEALHCSRPRHWRDNIVAVSQPMRRLLSLIDRIAPSTLPVLILGETGTGKEVLAHAVHEASGRSGPLVALNCAAVPSGLAESELFGHVRGAFTGASSAVPGLFEQADHGSLFLDEIAELGLHLQAKLLRALEEGTIRRLGATALVTIDVRIIAATSRNLSYLVDLGRFRDDLVQRLAGVVLQIPPLAQRPADIEPLALRFLRQAVGDRRPPEVSPLVWPWLTSQPWPGNVRQLKLAVERAVALGENVLSPQHFETGGSSFRLCDSGVPEAWLENRSWLRIEREILAWAVRHYGSIRAAARALQLPRSTLAGRASKLEIRASALARGADIPLTGHNPNQE, from the coding sequence ATGGAAGCTCTGCACTGCAGCCGGCCCAGGCACTGGCGCGACAACATCGTCGCGGTCAGCCAGCCCATGCGCCGGCTGCTCTCCCTCATCGACAGGATCGCACCTTCGACTCTGCCGGTCCTCATCCTCGGTGAGACTGGCACCGGCAAGGAAGTGCTCGCCCACGCCGTCCACGAGGCCAGCGGCCGCAGTGGGCCGCTCGTGGCCCTCAACTGCGCGGCGGTTCCTTCCGGTCTGGCCGAGAGTGAGCTCTTCGGCCACGTGCGCGGCGCTTTCACCGGCGCCTCGAGCGCCGTCCCGGGCTTGTTCGAGCAAGCCGACCACGGCTCGTTGTTCCTCGACGAGATCGCCGAGCTCGGCCTGCATCTGCAGGCGAAGCTCCTGCGCGCTCTCGAAGAGGGCACCATCCGTCGGCTCGGCGCCACGGCGCTCGTCACGATTGACGTTCGCATCATCGCGGCCACCAGCCGGAACCTCTCCTACCTCGTTGACCTCGGCCGGTTTCGCGACGACCTCGTGCAACGGCTCGCTGGCGTCGTGCTCCAGATTCCGCCGCTTGCTCAACGGCCCGCAGACATCGAGCCCCTGGCTCTTCGCTTCCTGCGCCAGGCCGTGGGAGACAGGAGGCCACCGGAGGTATCGCCCCTGGTCTGGCCCTGGCTCACGAGCCAGCCCTGGCCCGGCAATGTTCGTCAGCTCAAGCTGGCGGTCGAGCGCGCGGTCGCGCTCGGCGAGAACGTCCTTTCGCCGCAGCACTTCGAGACCGGAGGCTCCAGTTTCCGCCTCTGCGACTCGGGTGTTCCGGAGGCTTGGCTCGAGAACAGGAGCTGGCTCCGGATTGAGCGGGAGATTCTGGCCTGGGCCGTCCGGCACTACGGCTCTATCCGAGCCGCAGCCCGGGCACTCCAGCTGCCTCGCTCGACCCTCGCCGGGCGCGCTAGCAAGCTCGAGATCAGGGCGAGCGCTCTCGCACGAGGCGCCGACATCCCGCTCACCGGCCACAACCCCAACCAGGAGTAG
- a CDS encoding toprim domain-containing protein produces MSEWVNFAEIRARVSLEDVIFRLYKIDTLKRVGNKLTGPCPVHGGDSPTAFRADLDKNVWYCFTKCRKGGNQLDFVAAMENITVRDAALKIQAFFLGNGPDRTSTEPPPSGTTMPPAPPSPVPASPPATPTTKPTDELPSQENPPLSMTLDLKSDHPHLIEFRKLKLETTQLFGVGYCSRGIMRGTIAIPIHDDDGHLVAYAGRRLKPVDIKEYGKYKFPKGFRKDLVLHNLHRANEHGSDTGIVLVEGFFSVLKLHEAGLPNTVAAMGCDLSEAQARLLADVKEVIIIFDGNETGRNGAQAARKRLEDLNVPVRLVHLPENLEPEDLPPKGLRWLVNGMTGLDLAEVSFTLRQPKGGETPKT; encoded by the coding sequence ATGAGTGAATGGGTCAACTTCGCGGAGATCCGCGCTCGGGTTTCACTCGAGGACGTGATCTTCCGCCTCTACAAGATCGACACCCTGAAGCGTGTCGGCAACAAGCTCACCGGACCCTGTCCGGTCCACGGCGGCGATTCGCCCACGGCGTTTCGCGCCGACCTGGACAAGAACGTCTGGTACTGCTTCACCAAGTGCCGCAAGGGCGGCAACCAGCTCGACTTCGTCGCGGCCATGGAGAACATCACGGTCCGCGATGCGGCCCTCAAGATCCAGGCGTTCTTCCTCGGCAACGGGCCGGACAGGACCAGCACCGAACCGCCACCGAGTGGCACAACGATGCCGCCGGCTCCGCCCTCGCCCGTACCTGCATCACCGCCCGCCACACCCACCACCAAGCCCACCGACGAACTTCCTTCCCAGGAGAACCCGCCCCTGAGCATGACGTTGGACCTCAAGTCCGACCACCCGCACTTGATCGAATTTCGCAAGCTCAAGCTCGAAACCACCCAGCTCTTTGGGGTCGGCTACTGCAGCCGCGGCATCATGCGGGGCACGATCGCCATCCCGATCCACGACGACGATGGCCATCTGGTGGCCTACGCCGGCAGACGGCTCAAGCCCGTCGACATCAAGGAGTACGGCAAGTACAAGTTCCCCAAGGGCTTCCGCAAGGACCTCGTCCTCCATAACCTGCATCGGGCGAACGAGCACGGCTCCGACACCGGCATCGTCCTTGTCGAGGGCTTCTTCTCGGTCCTGAAGCTCCATGAGGCCGGGCTCCCGAACACGGTCGCGGCCATGGGCTGCGACCTGTCCGAGGCCCAGGCTCGGCTCCTCGCTGACGTCAAGGAGGTGATCATCATCTTCGACGGCAACGAAACCGGAAGAAACGGAGCCCAGGCAGCCAGGAAGCGGCTCGAGGACCTCAACGTCCCGGTCCGCCTCGTGCACCTGCCCGAGAACCTGGAGCCCGAGGATCTGCCGCCGAAAGGACTGCGCTGGCTGGTCAACGGCATGACTGGCCTGGACCTGGCCGAGGTGAGCTTCACCCTGCGCCAGCCGAAGGGAGGTGAGACACCCAAGACCTGA
- a CDS encoding SIR2 family protein produces the protein MSQVPDPVRILADYLRQGRLMFFLGAGVGIDAGLPSAAQLARLIAKRFELPPTDDLGMVAERFLGTGRMRVELDAFVQNTLKESQKAASRQPYELFRDLERIDNIVTTNYDTLLETVHDSTHLEVVTCDQDIPQADQRPTSRKLYKIYGCINRAGPYCLTDSDIEERCVKYLQLVLPRIVTLCVGGPLVFVGFRGRDANCIRWFLSLKASGQKPLLFVVNPHPHLEDVGRFRELAEVVPVPMNASEFFRALRSHTQALQTNEPVVGRALARHEKETLPEATNPFLFWKTDQIPDDSLVVSLFINHPTVTGTVTSPGNTILLGGRGTGKSMLLRALTTRGHLETMADPSALATLAVYVKLGRDIRMATQRLTEENPGQWRLFYQHYLNLVVAESIMECLCAVCNRFPTLLAGARTLRDICVLLRLTDDAAEVPLQHLPFEIRKARSLIDRSRIDASACTGATTVSDLVSLLTAQVPPLARQRLVLMIDDFEGSDEQFDPIASWISARRFDVKVACAYSALSGAALGTLQPNEDYRIADLDHELLFGGASQRYPHYVEDIANRRLSNFGSALASIRELLPAFETPPESGYAGFNEIVRLSSGHISKFLELCKDIVTDAQGSVNVEPKRLSSPIDVRIQSRVISDHSHVFSSETRRGGAAGHRIGILLDSLAEYSKRRAEKTSQRTLRFVVTDPGNLDVATRELLEGCLTLGVLQRANLRQSLSPAQLTPMSAYRLHRLLCPRYHLSLEDHHQRELQAKHLKLAVENPQGFLAALLPSDALQMQLPLAGESEVPNDERI, from the coding sequence ATGAGCCAAGTACCCGATCCCGTCCGCATCTTGGCCGACTACCTGAGGCAAGGCAGGCTGATGTTCTTCCTCGGTGCTGGCGTCGGCATCGACGCGGGCCTTCCGAGCGCGGCTCAACTTGCTCGCCTAATCGCGAAGAGATTCGAGCTTCCCCCTACGGACGACCTCGGGATGGTCGCTGAGCGGTTCCTCGGCACGGGACGCATGAGGGTGGAACTTGACGCGTTCGTTCAGAACACACTGAAGGAGAGCCAGAAGGCCGCGAGTCGCCAGCCCTATGAGCTATTCCGTGACTTGGAGAGAATCGACAACATCGTCACGACCAACTATGACACGCTCCTAGAGACGGTACACGACTCGACGCACCTAGAAGTGGTGACCTGCGATCAGGATATTCCTCAGGCTGACCAGCGACCGACTAGTCGCAAGCTCTACAAAATATATGGGTGCATCAACCGGGCGGGCCCCTATTGTCTTACCGACTCTGACATCGAGGAGAGATGCGTCAAGTACCTGCAACTCGTACTGCCGAGAATCGTCACGCTCTGCGTAGGCGGTCCCCTCGTGTTCGTTGGCTTCCGTGGCCGCGATGCCAACTGCATACGGTGGTTTCTCTCCCTGAAAGCCTCTGGTCAGAAACCGCTGCTCTTCGTCGTCAATCCTCATCCTCATCTCGAGGATGTAGGACGATTTCGCGAGCTCGCCGAAGTAGTACCAGTACCCATGAATGCGAGTGAGTTCTTCCGCGCGCTGCGAAGTCACACGCAGGCACTTCAAACAAACGAGCCCGTAGTGGGGCGCGCCTTGGCCCGTCATGAGAAGGAGACCCTGCCCGAGGCGACCAATCCGTTCTTGTTTTGGAAAACAGACCAGATTCCAGATGACTCCCTAGTTGTGAGTTTGTTCATTAACCACCCGACCGTGACCGGCACGGTCACGTCGCCGGGCAACACAATCCTGCTCGGAGGGCGAGGCACCGGGAAATCCATGCTTCTCCGAGCCCTCACAACGCGGGGGCACCTCGAAACGATGGCGGACCCGTCCGCACTTGCTACCCTGGCCGTCTACGTGAAGCTCGGACGCGATATCCGGATGGCTACTCAACGACTGACCGAAGAGAACCCCGGCCAATGGCGGCTCTTCTATCAGCATTACCTGAACCTAGTCGTAGCAGAGAGCATCATGGAGTGCCTGTGCGCGGTGTGCAATCGTTTCCCGACATTGCTCGCCGGAGCCCGAACACTGCGCGATATTTGCGTCCTGCTCCGCTTGACCGACGATGCGGCTGAGGTTCCTCTCCAACACCTACCGTTCGAGATCCGCAAGGCCCGTTCTCTGATTGACCGCTCTAGGATTGATGCGTCTGCTTGTACTGGGGCCACCACCGTTTCTGACCTGGTATCTCTTCTCACCGCACAGGTTCCACCGCTTGCACGCCAACGCCTCGTCCTGATGATCGACGACTTCGAGGGCTCCGATGAGCAGTTCGATCCCATCGCTTCTTGGATCTCCGCAAGGAGGTTCGACGTCAAGGTTGCGTGCGCATACTCCGCGTTGTCGGGAGCCGCTCTCGGAACCCTGCAGCCCAATGAAGACTATCGAATTGCGGACCTTGACCATGAGCTGCTCTTCGGGGGCGCAAGCCAACGATATCCCCATTACGTTGAGGACATCGCCAACCGACGCCTCTCCAATTTCGGCTCTGCGCTTGCGTCGATAAGGGAGCTTCTGCCTGCGTTTGAGACTCCCCCGGAGAGCGGGTACGCAGGCTTCAACGAAATCGTCCGGCTTTCATCTGGTCACATTTCGAAGTTCCTCGAGCTGTGCAAAGACATCGTCACCGACGCACAAGGAAGCGTCAACGTCGAGCCCAAGCGCCTGTCGTCTCCCATTGACGTTCGTATTCAGAGTCGCGTCATCAGCGACCATTCGCACGTCTTCTCGTCTGAGACTCGCAGGGGAGGCGCCGCCGGCCATCGCATAGGAATCTTGCTCGATAGTCTGGCGGAGTACAGCAAGCGCCGCGCCGAGAAGACATCTCAAAGGACGCTCCGCTTCGTCGTCACCGACCCGGGAAATCTCGACGTGGCGACTCGGGAACTGCTTGAAGGTTGCTTGACGCTGGGAGTACTACAGCGTGCCAATCTCCGGCAGTCCCTATCGCCAGCGCAGCTGACTCCGATGAGCGCGTACCGGCTGCATCGCCTGCTGTGCCCTCGGTACCATTTGAGCTTGGAGGACCATCATCAGAGAGAACTACAGGCCAAGCACTTGAAGCTGGCTGTTGAGAACCCGCAGGGGTTCCTCGCGGCACTCTTGCCCTCGGACGCGCTTCAAATGCAGCTGCCTCTCGCTGGCGAGTCTGAGGTCCCCAATGACGAACGCATCTAG
- a CDS encoding tyrosine-type recombinase/integrase translates to MNELARSFEGYLRVERGRSPMTIKRYLSTLTKFAAYIDAENADLVLEKVVKADLVKFLRQSAGDGNEPSRTTWNLALASLRSFYEYLFKTEVINVNPAMRIDRLKTNLREPTPLSLDEYLALVEAAEQLSAKPVRSRNAVIIHVLFHSSLRVREVCSLNLDHLDFDNRWFSNIRTKGSKWLSLPFSDLVSAALERYLNDRTHLAANKKNGEPELALFLSTRGTRLSIRAIEEMVTNCAQQAGISRSVGPHLVRHSGATGMSELGTPLSVVQEILGHASVSTTRRYVHVRDVARRNAVDSLGKEVTKRLRDRTRRPSRRSTSTPDVGFNEQ, encoded by the coding sequence ATGAATGAACTGGCTCGGTCCTTTGAGGGCTATCTGCGCGTCGAGCGCGGCCGTAGTCCGATGACCATCAAGCGCTATCTCTCGACCCTCACCAAGTTCGCCGCCTATATTGACGCGGAGAACGCGGACCTGGTTCTTGAGAAGGTGGTCAAGGCCGACCTGGTCAAGTTCCTGCGGCAGTCAGCCGGCGACGGTAATGAGCCGTCGCGGACCACCTGGAATCTGGCCCTCGCTTCGCTTCGCTCGTTCTACGAGTATCTGTTCAAGACGGAGGTCATCAACGTGAATCCGGCCATGCGTATCGACCGGCTCAAGACCAATCTTCGAGAGCCGACCCCTCTGTCCCTGGACGAGTACCTTGCCCTGGTCGAAGCAGCGGAGCAGCTATCAGCCAAACCTGTGCGTTCGCGGAACGCGGTCATCATCCACGTCCTGTTTCACTCCTCGCTCCGCGTGCGTGAGGTCTGCTCGCTCAACCTCGACCACCTGGACTTTGACAATCGATGGTTTTCAAACATCAGGACTAAGGGAAGCAAGTGGCTGTCGCTTCCCTTCAGCGACCTGGTATCGGCCGCCCTTGAGCGCTATCTCAACGATCGCACTCATCTGGCGGCCAACAAAAAAAACGGCGAGCCCGAGCTCGCCCTGTTTCTCTCCACCAGAGGCACCCGCCTCTCAATCCGCGCCATCGAGGAGATGGTCACAAACTGCGCCCAGCAAGCGGGGATCTCTCGTTCGGTCGGCCCCCACCTGGTCCGCCACTCTGGGGCCACCGGAATGTCCGAGTTGGGTACCCCGCTATCCGTTGTTCAGGAAATCCTCGGCCACGCGTCAGTATCGACGACCCGTCGCTATGTCCATGTCCGCGACGTTGCCAGGCGAAACGCGGTTGATTCCCTCGGGAAGGAGGTCACGAAGCGACTTCGTGACCGAACTCGCAGGCCGTCTCGTCGTTCCACCAGCACACCCGACGTCGGATTCAACGAGCAGTAG
- a CDS encoding replication-relaxation family protein — protein MSVRAAKRSRTVRCKGKHGLEITERDTAILILLGNVRFATPNQISRELFSSLDRCRRRLRQLFDAGYIVITISSSRHPNLVSLTKAGLDVASQAAPHVADRLRLAGAIRLAGIEHHLLCTDIRLFAVALGELRHAPLARWANAGGDLVRELDLARFHIQPDAVAQYTINPSGDAIHIAIEADCATQSVSSVLVGKLRRYAQAAAQTSLDALWLVTSGGEQRRANIDALLNQQGLEQFVRVLSRAHVIARPVRELPARGGSRAVQGPITTSFLDSDSSCTSRCSNTEGRSR, from the coding sequence ATGAGCGTGCGTGCGGCCAAGCGGTCGAGGACGGTCCGGTGCAAGGGTAAGCACGGCCTCGAGATCACCGAGCGCGACACCGCTATTCTCATCCTCCTCGGCAACGTCCGGTTCGCCACTCCGAACCAGATCAGTCGCGAGCTGTTCTCGAGCCTCGACCGCTGTCGCCGACGCCTTCGACAACTCTTCGACGCCGGCTACATCGTCATCACGATCTCCTCCTCGCGCCACCCGAACCTCGTCTCGCTCACGAAGGCCGGGCTTGACGTCGCCAGCCAGGCTGCGCCTCACGTCGCAGACCGGCTCAGACTGGCTGGTGCCATTAGGCTCGCCGGCATCGAGCACCACTTGCTGTGCACCGACATTCGGCTCTTTGCGGTCGCTCTCGGCGAGCTTCGGCATGCGCCCCTGGCTCGCTGGGCCAACGCAGGCGGCGACCTCGTCCGCGAGCTCGATCTTGCTCGCTTCCACATCCAGCCCGACGCTGTCGCCCAGTACACCATCAATCCCTCCGGAGACGCGATCCACATCGCCATCGAAGCGGACTGCGCCACGCAGTCGGTCTCCTCGGTCCTCGTCGGCAAGCTTCGGCGCTACGCTCAGGCTGCCGCGCAGACGAGTCTCGACGCTCTGTGGTTGGTGACCTCCGGCGGGGAGCAGCGGCGGGCGAACATCGACGCATTGTTGAACCAACAGGGACTCGAGCAGTTCGTGCGGGTGCTGTCGCGCGCGCACGTCATCGCCCGACCGGTTCGGGAGCTGCCGGCGCGCGGGGGGAGTAGGGCCGTTCAAGGCCCTATTACGACCTCCTTCCTCGACTCTGATTCTAGTTGCACCTCGCGGTGTTCAAACACCGAGGGTCGCAGTCGGTAG
- a CDS encoding tyrosine-type recombinase/integrase — translation MGQQQDRTIDDALKEYERHMREKGNKPKSITETTRRLRLFFPDLEMPLAAFNSSRAQTYYDELCQRPTMQPKRQQVDGDEVASLREQKLSWRDICAKLKCGRSAAMRALEQRGQPEPESRKLSVDSHRNMLAEAKSFTRWCTEDKRWLKANPLEAVKGKGKRKHGKLQLRIDETRKWVAKALELAGQGEEGAIAALLTLYLNLRCSEVVTRVARDVDDNGRVLWVPDSKTEKGKRTQEVPPELRPFLLQLTSGKTADAKLFGCASRDWPRHWVQRICALAGVPVVCAHGMRGTHSSIAHAFGFTSRAVADAMGHESEKTTIESYTDPSVVANAQQKRMLQVLNGGRA, via the coding sequence ATGGGTCAGCAGCAGGACCGCACCATCGACGACGCCTTGAAGGAGTACGAGCGGCACATGCGGGAGAAGGGGAACAAGCCGAAGTCGATCACGGAGACGACCCGCAGACTCCGACTCTTCTTCCCGGACCTCGAGATGCCGCTCGCCGCGTTCAACTCCAGCCGCGCTCAGACGTACTACGACGAGCTCTGCCAGCGACCAACGATGCAGCCGAAGCGGCAACAGGTCGACGGAGACGAGGTGGCGTCGCTGCGTGAACAGAAGCTCTCGTGGCGCGACATCTGTGCCAAGCTCAAGTGCGGTCGGTCGGCTGCGATGCGCGCGCTAGAGCAGCGAGGCCAGCCCGAGCCCGAGTCCCGCAAGCTGTCAGTCGACAGCCATCGCAACATGCTCGCCGAGGCCAAGTCGTTCACCCGCTGGTGCACGGAGGACAAGCGCTGGCTCAAGGCGAACCCCCTCGAGGCCGTCAAGGGCAAGGGCAAGCGCAAGCACGGCAAGCTGCAGCTGCGCATCGACGAGACGCGCAAGTGGGTCGCCAAGGCGCTCGAGTTGGCGGGGCAGGGCGAGGAGGGCGCGATCGCGGCCCTGCTCACGCTGTACCTCAACCTGCGCTGCAGCGAAGTGGTGACCCGAGTCGCGCGCGATGTCGACGACAACGGCCGGGTGCTCTGGGTGCCGGACAGCAAGACCGAGAAGGGCAAGCGTACGCAGGAAGTCCCGCCGGAGTTGCGGCCGTTCCTCTTGCAGCTCACGTCGGGCAAGACCGCCGATGCCAAGCTGTTCGGCTGTGCCTCGCGCGACTGGCCGCGTCATTGGGTGCAGCGGATCTGCGCCTTGGCGGGAGTGCCCGTCGTCTGCGCTCACGGCATGCGCGGCACTCACTCGAGCATCGCGCACGCCTTCGGCTTCACGAGCCGCGCCGTCGCCGACGCGATGGGGCATGAGTCCGAGAAGACCACGATCGAGAGCTACACGGACCCGTCGGTCGTGGCGAACGCGCAGCAGAAGCGCATGCTGCAGGTCCTGAATGGGGGCCGAGCTTGA